A genomic region of Apium graveolens cultivar Ventura unplaced genomic scaffold, ASM990537v1 ctg5814, whole genome shotgun sequence contains the following coding sequences:
- the LOC141702864 gene encoding uncharacterized protein LOC141702864 — MKRNLAITVVGRCSFLLILFVILMALGSSSSWNGGSRGGRGGRGRGGRGRGGGGQGRGGQGRGGKGRGTGRGNGSGTENEGDREEGGDNDDNDEENGDEGQESRIVPHITFQRAKRSCCVGDYNKRPATDADRQIVHFIEGRNIKEAKKKKTLSYIIKVNWDEYTHQSKGAEREAFYDRCIKEFKKYYAYPEGVEEEGDRAVKEYLKKNWKSLPYQEKTRAERDANDARNGGSTTATRRSFRPHYFSPRTWDSLNEYWDSDLFKKRSIKSKNARAQLEHQHYSGAMPFDERRERLEEEKQAPISDMEFMDHVYHFDNPATIKLKEDMERVRASQSIPEEMTLDPPPSPASLKKIHRKNELSLTILARPPKKGISVLHPRHPVAEIIGGYKAAELTSFQSTQNSRSSSQPISDDNLDLIVRVSGEIHLMVHSLEMTEVPRALLNDRMQSLATAAFPNRDDPKQQELWTEYMRLGTAFVVDAMALNKKVILEGTRIEKAPLYDNHFQDNDEDDEDQDAENYSLH; from the exons GTTGGTAGGTGTAGTTTTTTGTTGATTCTGTTTGTGATTCTTATGGCGTTGGGGTCTAGTAGCAGCTGGAATGGTGGTAGTAGAGGGGGAAGAGGTGGACGGGGAAGAGGTGGACGCGGAAGAGGGGGAGGTGGACAGGGAAGAGGTGGACAGGGAAGGGGTGGAAAGGGAAGGGGTACTGGTAGAGGGAATGGCAGTGGAACGGAAAATGAAGGAGATAGGGAGGAAGGTGGCGATAATGATGACAATGATGAGGAGAATGGTGATGAAGGACAGGAAAGTCGTATTGTACCGCATATAACATTCCAGAGAGCTAAACGTAGCTGCTGTGTTGGTGACTACAATAAGAGACCTGCCACAGATGCGGATAGGCAGATTGTCCATTTTATCGAAGGAAGAAA TATCAAGGAGGCTAAGAAAAAAAAGACCTTGAGCTACATAATTAAAGTAAATTGGGATGAATATACACATCAATCAAAGGGAGCAGAACGTGAAGCCTTCTATGACCGTTGTATTAAGGAATTTAAG AAGTACTATGCTTATCCAGAAGGAGTTGAAGAAGAGGGGGATAGAGCGGTAAAAGAGTATTTGAAGAAAAATTGGAAGAGCCTTCCCTATCAGGAGAAGACCAGGGCAGAGCGGGATGCTAATGACGCGAGAAATGGAGGATCGACCACGGCTACTCGACGTTCTTTCAGACCACATTACTTCAGCCCACGGACTTGGGACAGCCTCAATGAGTACTGGGATTCTGACCTGTTTAAGAAGAGGTCTATCAAATCCAAGAATGCTCGAGCACAGCTGGAACATCAACATTATAGCGGGGCAATGCCTTTTGACGAGAGACGTGAG AGGCTTGAAGAGGAAAAACAAGCACCTATTTCTGATATGGAGTTTATGGACCACGTATACCACTTTGATAATCCGGCTACTATAAAGTTGAAG GAAGATATGGAAAGGGTGCGGGCTTCACAATCCATACCGGAAGAGATGACTTTGGATCCACCTCCATCACCAGCTAGTTTGAAGAAGATACATCGGAAAAATGAATTGAGCCTAACAATCCTAGCGAGGCCCCCGAAAAAGGGAATATCTGTCCTTCATCCTCGACATCCGGTAGCTGAAATTATAGGAGGCTACAAGGCAGCGGAACTGACTAGCTTCCAAAGTACACAGAATTCTCGTTCCTCTTCCCAGCCAATTTCTGATGATAATCTGGATTTGATAGTCAGGGTTTCTGGTGAGATACACCTAATGGTTCATTCCCTGGAGATGACGGAGGTGCCACGTGCATTACTAAATGATCGAATGCAAAGCTTGGCCACTGCAGCATTCCCGAACCGAGATGACCCGAAGCAGCAGGAGTTATGGACTGAATATATGCGGCTTGGGACGGCCTTTGTTGTTGATGCCATGGCATTGAACAAAAAAGTCATTTTGGAG